The Paenibacillus segetis genome includes the window CTACGCAGTGTGGGAGAACTAGGCGATTGGGGATTGTTCCCTACACCAGAAGCACAATGCCTTGGTGAACACACTGTCCATATGGAGCTCATTCCACACACTGGAGACGGTATGACTTCTGGCGCTTATGCTGAAGCATATCAGTTCCAGGTCCCTTGGACTGTATGCCAAAGTGACGTTCATGAGGGACCAATTTCTCCAGCATATACGCCATTTAAATGGGAAAGTGCTGAGCTTGCCTTCTCTTCCATGAAGATGAACGGAGAGAGTGGAGATCTCATGCTACGTTGGTACAACATGAGCAAAGAACAAACAGAGCTTACTTTAAGTACAGATATTCCTTGTGAACACTTCTACAAAACAACGATCTTGGAAGAGACGATGCCGCCTCTAACTAAGAATGCCGTAAGTGGTTTGTCTATGATGGTTGGTCCATGTGAGATTGTGACGACAGGTCTTCGTCTATATTAAGTAACTAAAAGGGGGCTTTTAAGTCATTATTTTGCGATGACAAAGGGGGCCTCCTTTTATTCATAGTAAAAAGGACAATTAGACTAGAGGAGGTAGAGAAAGTGAAGATACATTTGAACGGCGTGACCCAAGAGATATCGCAAGGCGTAGCTCAGTTAGCTGATATGCTAGGTTTTCAGCTTCATCCTGAAGGAATCAGCGTTGAAGTTATTCAAGAAGAAGGTCCTCTTCAGGTGTCACTACACGAAGGTCAGGGACGTAT containing:
- a CDS encoding glycosyl hydrolase-related protein, giving the protein LRSVGELGDWGLFPTPEAQCLGEHTVHMELIPHTGDGMTSGAYAEAYQFQVPWTVCQSDVHEGPISPAYTPFKWESAELAFSSMKMNGESGDLMLRWYNMSKEQTELTLSTDIPCEHFYKTTILEETMPPLTKNAVSGLSMMVGPCEIVTTGLRLY